A DNA window from Arachis duranensis cultivar V14167 chromosome 3, aradu.V14167.gnm2.J7QH, whole genome shotgun sequence contains the following coding sequences:
- the LOC107479982 gene encoding protein BCCIP homolog has protein sequence MPRRPRTHSQQPRTLPFTFSPFARALARMASPMPKRQHQHSKFDEKPTPASKSSLKEKAKEYESSDEEFEGVVQADFSFFDPKPNDFHGVKTLLQTYLDDKEWDLSGFVDLILAQTTVGTVVKIEDDEDEGLFAVVSALNLWRYREQKCITEVKDFLLSKARQEKGITDKLRLLLEEQARDIGLLVSQRVLNLPPQLLPHLYEALFDEVSWATEDEPTEDLRKSFQFKHYIILSKIYEHKNIVKKRKPSSDDDEAIIYVKPEDEIFHKLCSWSFCFPLRAQQLAPPELKNYRPMGLVMAVEAGKIPAFRQELGSLISET, from the exons ATGCCCAGAAGGCCAAGAACACATTCCCAACAGCCCAGAActttgccatttacattctcCCCTTTTGCTCGTGCTCTGGCTCGAATGGCCTCTCCTATGCCCAAACGGCAACACCAACACTCCAAATTTGATGAAAAGCCTACACCTGCTA GTAAGTCCTCGTTAAAGGAGAAAGCCAAAGAATATGAGTCCTCTGATGAGGAGTTTGAA GGAGTTGTCCAAGCAGACTTTTCCTTTTTTGATCCTAAACCCAATGACTTTCATGGAGTGAAGACCTTGCTGCAAACATACCTGGATGATAAGGAATGGGATTTAAGTGGATTTGTAGATTTAATTTTGGCGCAGACTACAGTAGGCACTGTTGTAAAGATAgaggatgatgaggatgaagggCTTTTTGCTGTTGTTAGTGCTCTTAATTTGTGGAGATATAGG GAGCAAAAATGCATTACGGAAGTTAAGGACTTTCTCCTATCCAAAGCACGCCAAGAGAAGGGCATTACTGATAAATTGAGGTTACTTTTGGAGGAACAAGCACGTGACATAGGTCTCTTGGTTTCACAGCGTGTGTTGAACCTTCCTCCGCAACTCTTGCCACACCTTTATGAAGCCCTTTTTGATGAGGTGTCATGGGCCACAGAAGATGAG CCAACAGAGGACCTCCGGAAGTCTTTCCAGTTTAAGCATTATATAATACTCAGCAAAATTTACGAG CACAAGAAtatagtaaagaaaagaaaaccaaGCTCCGACGATGATGAAGCAATAATTTATGTAAAGCCTGAGGATGAGATTTTCCATAAG TTGTGCTCATGGTCCTTCTGTTTTCCATTGCGAGCTCAGCAGCTTGCACCTCCTGAG CTAAAGAATTACAGGCCAATGGGATTAGTCATGGCTGTTGAGGCAGGCAAAATTCCAGCATTTCGTCAAGAGTTAGGTTCTCTAATCAGTGAAACTTGA
- the LOC107479981 gene encoding probable LRR receptor-like serine/threonine-protein kinase At1g63430, with protein sequence MKLYTSLLFLGLISTLSFVASDTVAKNEVSALQTFREAIFDDPHLVLSNWNTLVSDPCEWNGVLCNGPRDHVIKLNISGSALRGFLAPELGQITYLQELILHGNNLIGTIPKELGMLKSLKVLDLGLNQLSGPIPREIGNLTQAVKINLQSNGLTGRLPPELGNLKYLQELRLDRNKLQGPVPAGGSSDSTMHEMYASNVNLTGLCRTSQLKVADFSYNFFVGSLPKCLRVPRSSFQGNCLQIKDIKQRTSVQCAGASPAQSHPVMNLKHRAAEHVSKHQRASKPSWLLALEIATGVMVGCLFLIAIFTAYQRFNSKSSIIIPWKKSSSEKEHMTVYIESDVLKDVTKYSRQDLEVACEDFSNIIGSSPDSVVYKGTMKGGPEIAVISLCIKEEHWTGYLELYFQREVADLARLNHENTGKLLGYCRESNPFTRMLVFDYASNGTLYEHLHCYEEGCQLSWTRRMKVIIGIARGLKYLHTEIEPPFTISELNSNAVYLTEDFSPKLVDFESWKTILERSEKNSGSIGSQGSMCLLSNSVEARRLDTKGNIYGFAVLLLEIISGRPPYCKDKGYLVDWAREYLEIPEMMSSVVDPELKHYREDDLKVICEVVSQCINGDPNGRPSMRELCSILEGRIDTSISVDLKGSSLAWAELALSS encoded by the exons ATGAAGCTATACACTTCATTGTTGTTTCTGGGTTTGATTTCCACGCTGTCTTTTGTAGCTTCTGATACGGTGGCAAAAAATGAAG TTTCGGCGCTTCAAACCTTCAGAGAAGCTATCTTTGATGATCCACATCTTGTTTTGTCCAATTGGAATACCCTGGTTTCGGATCCTTGTGAGTGGAATGGTGTTTTGTGCAATGGACCTCGAGATCATGTCATCAAGCT AAACATATCAGGGTCAGCCTTAAGAGGGTTTCTTGCACCAGAATTGGGGCAAATCACCTACTTGCAAGAACT AATCTTGCACGGAAACAATCTTATTGGAACAATACCAAAAGAATTGGGCATGTTGAAATCTCTCAAGGTGTTGGACTTGGGGTTGAATCAGTTATCAGGACCGATTCCTCGAGAAATTGGAAATTTGACCCAAGCAGTGAAAAT AAACCTGCAGTCCAATGGGTTGACTGGTAGGCTACCCCCAGAGCTTGGAAATTTGAAATACCTTCAAGAACTTCGGTTGGATAGGAATAAGCTTCAAGGACCTGTTCCTGCTGGTGGAAGTTCTGATTCAACTATGCATGAGAt GTATGCCTCAAATGTGAATTTAACTGGCTTGTGTCGTACGTCTCAATTAAAAGTTGCAGATTTTTCATATAACTTCTTTGTTGGGAGCTTACCCAAATGTTTGCGTGTTCCAAG ATCAAGCTTTCAAGGGAATTGCCTTCAGATTAAAGACATAAAGCAGCGGACTTCTGTACAATGTG CTGGTGCTTCACCTGCCCAGAGCCATCCAGTAATGAACCTAAAGCATCGAGCTGCTGAACATGTGTCGAAGCATCAAAGAGCATCAAAACCTTCCTGGCTTTTGGCTCTAGAGATAGCGACGGGAGTCATGGTTGGTTGTCTCTTTTTGATTGCTATTTTCACGGCGTATCAGAGGTTTAACAGCAAATCATCTATCATCATTCCTTGGAAAAAATCTTCAAGCGAGAAAGAGCATATGACAGTATATATAG AATCTGATGTGTTGAAAGATGTGACGAAGTATAGCAGACAAGATCTTGAAGTGGCCTGCGAAGACTTCAGCAACATAATTGGTTCTTCACCAGATAGTGTGGTCTACAAGGGTACAATGAAAGGTGGACCCGAGATTGCTGTAATTTCCCTCTGCATTAAGGAAGAGCATTGGACGGGTTACCTTGAGCTCTATTTTCAGAGAGAG GTGGCAGACTTGGCAAGGTTGAATCATGAGAATACAGGAAAACTGCTAGGTTATTGTAGAGAGAGCAATCCTTTTACCAGGATGCTGGTTTTTGATTATGCTTCAAATGGGACACTCTATGAGCACCTACATTGCT ATGAAGAAGGGTGCCAATTGTCTTGGACACGGCGTATGAAAGTTATTATAGGCATTGCTCGTGGACTCAAGTATTTGCACACAGAAATTGAACCACCATTCACTATCTCAGAGTTGAATTCCAATGCTGTATATCTTACAGAAGACTTTTCACCAAag CTGGTCGATTTTGAAAGTTGGAAGACAATTCTTGAAAGATCAGAGAAGAATTCTGGTTCCATTGGCAGCCAGGGCTCCATGTGCCTTCTTTCAAATTCCGTGGAGGCACGTCGTCTTGACACCAAAGGAAACATATACGGCTTTGCAGTACTTCTACTGGAAATAATCAGCGGACGACCTCCGTATTGCAAGGACAAAGGGTACTTGGTGGACTGG GCTAGGGAATATCTTGAGATACCGGAAATGATGTCAAGTGTGGTGGATCCAGAGTTAAAACATTACAGAGAAGACGACTTGAAAGTAATATGTGAGGTGGTATCTCAATGCATCAATGGTGACCCCAACGGCCGTCCGTCAATGCGGGAATTATGTAGCATTCTGGAGGGCAGAATTGACACTTCAATTAGCGTGGATCTCAAGGGATCATCTTTGGCTTGGGCTGAACTTGCCCTTTCATCTTAG